From a region of the Drosophila ananassae strain 14024-0371.13 chromosome XL, ASM1763931v2, whole genome shotgun sequence genome:
- the LOC6503096 gene encoding probable G-protein coupled receptor Mth-like 1, which produces MDIPSLSTAWLLLLVAAAWSGGGRAQEAPPPSPAPAPARPPPRVKLNKCCHMGEYLNETTRSCNAGSPEQWVPMVYLVQQQRFFEPVGGSPRFMKFLPHSRPQCPDQYQELIRSRNTNVMLFPNGSLYVRERGLFVEPPNYCVDWQVALVCLDQDKKQQQEQSQQPNGDPDQEQPDILRLRKCCGKYGSYDTQKKDCDLQPNHPPDGQLRLAPQLAVGSYETIYGLPECSSPGGYAIAGDWTEAKLNRSDRHLRLPHTNLSADQYCLEHTQREGEVKIIACQYLFSPELYDLGPGEIHGNNLQRAVLTGGILVSIVFLAATLVAGFMLPAVHHALHWRCQICYIFCLLVGKVLLAIEEFSTGLEPGTAWCLMLAISMQFFFLAAFFWLNTMCFNIWWTFRDFRPSSLERSQEALRLFLYSLYAWGGPLLIVFVAACVDQLPETSLLRPGFGQLYCWFDNRSLSIFAYFYGPIGLLLCANIVLFLSTTHQLTCGLWKRDDVKSSTEKSALGRVCLKLVVVMGVTWIADIISWLVGGPHGAWFATDLINALQGVFIFIVVGCQPQVWTACRRICCPRLRHDITNTTNGVQHSSSSQGLPSMAGGTEFTQNTSMPSSPPADSGFPEDNLDKDKASLGPGSGTPPGTPASAPPKMETIC; this is translated from the coding sequence ATGGACATTCCTAGTTTAAGCACTGCCTGGCTGCTCCTTCTGGTGGCAGCCGCCTGGTCCGGTGGTGGTCGGGCCCAAGAGGCGCCACCACCATCACCAGCGCCCGCACCCGCCCGACCCCCGCCTCGCGTCAAGCTGAACAAATGCTGCCACATGGGCGAGTACCTGAACGAGACGACCCGATCCTGCAACGCCGGCAGCCCGGAGCAGTGGGTGCCGATGGTGTACCTggtgcagcagcagcgatTCTTCGAGCCCGTCGGCGGCAGTCCCCGCTTCATGAAGTTCCTGCCCCACTCGCGTCCCCAGTGCCCGGACCAGTACCAGGAGCTCATCCGCAGCCGGAACACCAACGTAATGCTCTTCCCCAACGGCAGTCTGTATGTGAGGGAGCGCGGGCTGTTTGTGGAGCCGCCGAACTACTGCGTGGACTGGCAGGTGGCCCTCGTCTGCCTCGACCAGGACAAGAAGCAACAGCAGGAGCAGTCCCAGCAGCCGAACGGTGATCCCGACCAGGAGCAGCCGGACATACTGCGCCTGCGGAAGTGCTGCGGCAAATACGGCAGCTACGACACCCAGAAGAAGGACTGCGACCTGCAACCGAATCATCCACCCGATGGACAGCTCCGACTGGCCCCCCAACTGGCGGTGGGTAGCTACGAGACGATATACGGCCTGCCGGAGTGCTCCTCGCCGGGCGGCTATGCCATCGCCGGGGACTGGACCGAGGCGAAGTTAAACCGCTCGGATAGGCATCTCCGGCTGCCGCACACCAATCTCAGCGCGGACCAGTACTGCCTGGAGCACACGCAGCGCGAGGGCGAGGTGAAGATCATCGCCTGCCAGTACCTGTTCAGTCCGGAGCTCTACGACCTGGGCCCCGGCGAGATTCATGGCAATAATCTGCAGCGGGCCGTCCTCACGGGAGGGATACTGGTGTCCATTGTCTTCCTGGCCGCCACACTGGTGGCGGGATTCATGCTGCCGGCGGTTCATCATGCCCTACACTGGCGGTGCCAGATCTGCTACATCTTCTGCCTGCTGGTGGGCAAGGTGCTGCTGGCCATCGAGGAGTTCAGCACCGGATTGGAGCCGGGCACCGCCTGGTGCCTGATGCTCGCCATTTCGATGCAGTTCTTCTTCCTGGCCGCCTTCTTCTGGCTGAACACCATGTGCTTCAATATTTGGTGGACGTTCCGGGACTTTCGTCCCAGCTCCCTGGAGCGCAGCCAGGAGGCACTGCGTCTCTTCCTCTACTCCCTGTACGCCTGGGGAGGACCCCTGCTGATCGTTTTTGTGGCCGCCTGCGTGGATCAGCTGCCGGAGACGAGTTTGCTGCGTCCGGGATTCGGGCAGTTGTACTGCTGGTTCGACAATCGCTCCCTCTCGATCTTCGCCTACTTCTACGGGCCCATCGGCCTGCTCCTGTGCGCCAACATAGTGCTCTTCTTGTCCACCACCCACCAGCTGACCTGCGGCCTGTGGAAGCGCGACGATGTCAAGTCCTCCACGGAGAAGTCGGCCCTCGGCCGGGTCTGTCTCAagctggtggtggtgatggGCGTCACCTGGATAGCGGACATCATCTCGTGGCTGGTCGGAGGGCCACATGGTGCCTGGTTCGCCACCGATCTGATCAACGCCCTGCAGGGCGTCTTCATCTTCATTGTGGTGGGCTGCCAGCCGCAGGTGTGGACCGCCTGCCGTCGCATCTGCTGCCCCCGGTTGCGCCACGACATCACCAACACCACCAACGGTGTCCAGCACTCGAGCAGCTCCCAGGGCCTCCCATCGATGGCCGGCGGCACTGAGTTCACCCAGAACACCAGCATGCCGAGTAGTCCACCGGCGGACAGTGGCTTCCCGGAGGATAATCTCGACAAGGATAAGGCTAGTCTGGGTCCAGGATCAGGCACACCGCCAGGCACACCCGCTTCGGCTCCTCCCAAAATGGAAACCATCTGCTAA